From a region of the Triticum aestivum cultivar Chinese Spring chromosome 7D, IWGSC CS RefSeq v2.1, whole genome shotgun sequence genome:
- the LOC123167177 gene encoding probable sulfate transporter 3.3 isoform X1, with amino-acid sequence MEGTSDPYGGHNGSEILPPMQAVVVEAPQPAVVHKVMAQPAQSSASKMKGKVKETFFPDDPFRSFKGQPLKKKCLMAVKYVFPVLEWVPGYSLSLFRSDLIAGLTIASVAIPQGISYAKLADMPPLTGLYSSFVPPLVYTLLGSSRDLAVGPTSITSLIMGSMLQKGVSVSPSAEPTLFLQLALTSTLFAGLLQASLGILRLGFIIDFLSKATLLGFKAGAAIIVSLQELKDLLGIVHFTDEMNLVTVMASVFQHTDEWSWQTILMGACFLVLLLSARHVSMRWPEFFWISACAPLVSIIISTVLIDLFKGQNHNISTIGHLKCGLNHLSWDKLLFDPKYLGLTVKTGLVTGIISLTEGVAVGRTFASIKDYQVDGNKEMMAIGLMNIVGSCTSCYVTTGGFSRSAVNHNAGCKTAMSNVIMALTVMVTLLFLMPLFVYTPNVVLGAIIIVAVIGLIDLPAAYHLWKMDKMDFLVCLCAFIGVIFFSVQQGLAIAVGISIFRVLMQITRPRMIIQGNIKGTDIYRNVLQYEEAQRVPGFLILTVEAPINFANTNYLNERTKRWLEDESFSGNKQTELRFVIFDLSAVPAIDTSGIAFLIDLKKPTEKLGLELVLVNPTGEVMEKIQRANDKHNHFRPDCLYLTIGEAIASLSGEASMATP; translated from the exons ATGGAGGGGACGAGTGATCCCTATGGTGGCCACAATGGCAGCGAGATCCTGCCGCCCATGCAAGCTGTGGTGGTCGAGGCGCCGCAGCCGGCAGTGGTGCACAAGGTTATGGCGCAGCCGGCACAAAGCTCAGCGAGCAAGATGAAAGGGAAGGTGAAGGAAACCTTTTTCCCTGACGACCCGTTCCGGAGCTTCAAGGGGCAGCCGCTGAAGAAGAAGTGCCTGATGGCGGTCAAGTACGTGTTCCCCGTCCTGGAGTGGGTGCCCGGCTACTCCTTGTCCCTCTTCAGGTccgatctcatcgccggcctcACCATTGCCAGCGTCGCCATCCCTCAG GGTATTAGCTACGCGAAGTTGGCAGACATGCCTCCGCTTACAGGCCTAT ATTCGAGCTTCGTGCCGCCGCTGGTGTACACGCTGCTGGGGAGCTCCCGTGACCTGGCAGTAGGCCCGACGTCAATCACGTCGCTCATCATGGGGTCCATGCTGCAAAAGGGGGTGTCAGTGAGCCCCTCCGCGGAGCCGACGCTGTTCCTGCAGCTCGCCTTAACCTCCACCTTGTTCGCCGGCCTCCTGCAGGCCTCCCTCGGCATCCTCAG GCTGGGCTTCATCATCGACTTCTTGTCCAAGGCGACGCTGCTAGGGTTCAAGGCGGGCGCGGCGATCATCGTGTCCCTACAGGAGCTCAAGGACCTGCTGGGAATCGTCCACTTCACTGACGAAATGAACCTCGTGACCGTCATGGCCTCCGTCTTCCAGCACACCGACGAG TGGTCGTGGCAGACGATACTGATGGGTGCGTGTTTCCTCGTGCTCCTACTGTCAGCCAGACATGTG AGCATGAGATGGCCAGAGTTCTTCTGGATTTCAGCATGTGCTCCCTTGGTATCTATCATCATATCCACGGTGCTCATTGACCTCTTCAAAGGACAGAACCACAACATAAGCACC ATTGGGCATCTCAAATGTGGCCTGAATCACCTGTCATGGGACAAACTACTCTTTGATCCAAAATATCTAGGACTCACTGTGAAGACTGGTCTCGTCACCGGTATCATCTCCCTTACA GAAGGAGTGGCTGTTGGCAGGACATTTGCTTCAATCAAGGACTACCAGGTGGATGGTAACAAAGAGATGATGGCCATTGGGTTGATGAACATTGTGGGCTCATGTACATCATGCTATGTTACAACAG GAGGATTTTCTCGCTCTGCTGTTAATCATAATGCCGGCTGCAAGACCGCCATGTCCAATGTGATCATGGCACTAACAGTCATGGTCACACTGTTGTTTCTCATGCCATTGTTCGTCTACACCCCGAATGTCGTCCTTGGAGCCATCATAATTGTTGCTGTAATTGGCCTGATCGATTTGCCCGCGGCATACCATCTCTGGAAGATGGATAAGATGGATTTCCTCGTGTGTTTGTGCGCATTTATTGGTGTCATCTTCTTCTCAGTCCAACAAGGCCTCGCGATAGCG GTTGGTATATCTATATTTAGGGTATTGATGCAAATCACAAGGCCAAGAATGATAATTCAAGGGAACATAAAGGGAACTGATATTTACCGAAACGTCCTTCAGTATGAGGAGGCTCAGAGAGTTCCTGGATTCTTGATACTAACAGTTGAGGCTCCTATAAACTTCGCAAACACCAACTATCTGAATGAAAG GACTAAAAGATGGTTAGAGGATGAAAGTTTTTCAGGGAATAAACAAACTGAACTCCGCTTTGTAATCTTTGATCTATCAG CTGTCCCTGCAATTGATACAAGTGGCATAGCGTTCCTCATTGACCTAAAGAAACCAACAGAGAAACTTGGCCTAGAG CTTGTACTTGTGAATCCAACTGGAGAGGTCATGGAGAAAATACAACGAGCGAACGACAAACATAACCATTTCAGGCCAGATTGTCTCTATTTGACTATCGGGGAAGCAATTGCCTCACTTTCTGGAGAGGCCAGTATGGCAACACCATAG
- the LOC123167177 gene encoding probable sulfate transporter 3.3 isoform X2 gives MEGTSDPYGGHNGSEILPPMQAVVVEAPQPAVVHKVMAQPAQSSASKMKGKVKETFFPDDPFRSFKGQPLKKKCLMAVKYVFPVLEWVPGYSLSLFRSDLIAGLTIASVAIPQGISYAKLADMPPLTGLYSSFVPPLVYTLLGSSRDLAVGPTSITSLIMGSMLQKGVSVSPSAEPTLFLQLALTSTLFAGLLQASLGILRLGFIIDFLSKATLLGFKAGAAIIVSLQELKDLLGIVHFTDEMNLVTVMASVFQHTDEWSWQTILMGACFLVLLLSARHVEGVAVGRTFASIKDYQVDGNKEMMAIGLMNIVGSCTSCYVTTGGFSRSAVNHNAGCKTAMSNVIMALTVMVTLLFLMPLFVYTPNVVLGAIIIVAVIGLIDLPAAYHLWKMDKMDFLVCLCAFIGVIFFSVQQGLAIAVGISIFRVLMQITRPRMIIQGNIKGTDIYRNVLQYEEAQRVPGFLILTVEAPINFANTNYLNERTKRWLEDESFSGNKQTELRFVIFDLSAVPAIDTSGIAFLIDLKKPTEKLGLELVLVNPTGEVMEKIQRANDKHNHFRPDCLYLTIGEAIASLSGEASMATP, from the exons ATGGAGGGGACGAGTGATCCCTATGGTGGCCACAATGGCAGCGAGATCCTGCCGCCCATGCAAGCTGTGGTGGTCGAGGCGCCGCAGCCGGCAGTGGTGCACAAGGTTATGGCGCAGCCGGCACAAAGCTCAGCGAGCAAGATGAAAGGGAAGGTGAAGGAAACCTTTTTCCCTGACGACCCGTTCCGGAGCTTCAAGGGGCAGCCGCTGAAGAAGAAGTGCCTGATGGCGGTCAAGTACGTGTTCCCCGTCCTGGAGTGGGTGCCCGGCTACTCCTTGTCCCTCTTCAGGTccgatctcatcgccggcctcACCATTGCCAGCGTCGCCATCCCTCAG GGTATTAGCTACGCGAAGTTGGCAGACATGCCTCCGCTTACAGGCCTAT ATTCGAGCTTCGTGCCGCCGCTGGTGTACACGCTGCTGGGGAGCTCCCGTGACCTGGCAGTAGGCCCGACGTCAATCACGTCGCTCATCATGGGGTCCATGCTGCAAAAGGGGGTGTCAGTGAGCCCCTCCGCGGAGCCGACGCTGTTCCTGCAGCTCGCCTTAACCTCCACCTTGTTCGCCGGCCTCCTGCAGGCCTCCCTCGGCATCCTCAG GCTGGGCTTCATCATCGACTTCTTGTCCAAGGCGACGCTGCTAGGGTTCAAGGCGGGCGCGGCGATCATCGTGTCCCTACAGGAGCTCAAGGACCTGCTGGGAATCGTCCACTTCACTGACGAAATGAACCTCGTGACCGTCATGGCCTCCGTCTTCCAGCACACCGACGAG TGGTCGTGGCAGACGATACTGATGGGTGCGTGTTTCCTCGTGCTCCTACTGTCAGCCAGACATGTG GAAGGAGTGGCTGTTGGCAGGACATTTGCTTCAATCAAGGACTACCAGGTGGATGGTAACAAAGAGATGATGGCCATTGGGTTGATGAACATTGTGGGCTCATGTACATCATGCTATGTTACAACAG GAGGATTTTCTCGCTCTGCTGTTAATCATAATGCCGGCTGCAAGACCGCCATGTCCAATGTGATCATGGCACTAACAGTCATGGTCACACTGTTGTTTCTCATGCCATTGTTCGTCTACACCCCGAATGTCGTCCTTGGAGCCATCATAATTGTTGCTGTAATTGGCCTGATCGATTTGCCCGCGGCATACCATCTCTGGAAGATGGATAAGATGGATTTCCTCGTGTGTTTGTGCGCATTTATTGGTGTCATCTTCTTCTCAGTCCAACAAGGCCTCGCGATAGCG GTTGGTATATCTATATTTAGGGTATTGATGCAAATCACAAGGCCAAGAATGATAATTCAAGGGAACATAAAGGGAACTGATATTTACCGAAACGTCCTTCAGTATGAGGAGGCTCAGAGAGTTCCTGGATTCTTGATACTAACAGTTGAGGCTCCTATAAACTTCGCAAACACCAACTATCTGAATGAAAG GACTAAAAGATGGTTAGAGGATGAAAGTTTTTCAGGGAATAAACAAACTGAACTCCGCTTTGTAATCTTTGATCTATCAG CTGTCCCTGCAATTGATACAAGTGGCATAGCGTTCCTCATTGACCTAAAGAAACCAACAGAGAAACTTGGCCTAGAG CTTGTACTTGTGAATCCAACTGGAGAGGTCATGGAGAAAATACAACGAGCGAACGACAAACATAACCATTTCAGGCCAGATTGTCTCTATTTGACTATCGGGGAAGCAATTGCCTCACTTTCTGGAGAGGCCAGTATGGCAACACCATAG